One window of Candidatus Mycobacterium wuenschmannii genomic DNA carries:
- a CDS encoding F0F1 ATP synthase subunit gamma, which translates to MAATLRELRGRIRSAGAIKKITKAQEMIATSRIGKAQARLKEARPYTEEITRVLTTLASEAALDHPLLVEKSSPKRVAVLVVSSDRGLCGAYNSGAFRKAEELFSRLREDGKTPVLYTVGRKAQGYFKFRNWDISESWTGFSERPSYENAAEVADTLVSAFMAGAGDKDEAADETAVDELHIVYTEFKSMMSQQVGAHRMAPMVVEYVEDSNEPHTLYSFEPDATTLFDALLPRYVATRVYTALLESAASELASRQRAMKSASDNADDLIKSLTLEANRERQAQITQEISEIVGGANALADAN; encoded by the coding sequence ATGGCTGCCACACTTCGCGAACTGCGGGGTCGCATTCGTTCCGCCGGGGCGATCAAGAAGATCACCAAGGCGCAGGAGATGATTGCGACGTCGCGCATCGGTAAGGCGCAGGCGCGGTTGAAAGAGGCCCGGCCCTACACCGAGGAGATCACTCGCGTCCTCACCACGCTTGCCTCGGAGGCGGCTCTGGACCACCCTTTGTTGGTCGAGAAGTCCTCGCCGAAACGGGTTGCCGTGCTGGTTGTTTCGTCGGACCGCGGTCTCTGCGGTGCGTACAACTCCGGCGCCTTCCGCAAGGCCGAGGAGCTGTTTTCGCGGCTGCGGGAAGACGGCAAGACGCCGGTGCTCTACACCGTCGGCCGTAAAGCCCAGGGCTACTTCAAGTTTCGTAACTGGGACATCAGCGAGTCGTGGACCGGCTTCTCGGAGCGGCCCAGCTACGAAAACGCGGCGGAGGTCGCCGACACGCTGGTGAGCGCCTTCATGGCCGGCGCCGGCGACAAGGACGAGGCGGCCGACGAGACCGCAGTCGACGAACTCCACATCGTCTACACCGAGTTCAAATCGATGATGTCGCAACAGGTCGGCGCGCACCGGATGGCCCCGATGGTCGTGGAATACGTCGAGGACAGCAACGAGCCGCACACCCTGTACTCGTTCGAGCCGGACGCGACGACGTTGTTCGACGCGCTGCTGCCGCGTTACGTGGCGACCCGCGTCTACACCGCCTTGCTCGAGTCGGCCGCATCGGAGTTGGCTTCTCGTCAGCGCGCGATGAAGTCGGCAAGCGACAACGCCGACGACCTGATCAAGTCGCTCACTCTCGAGGCGAACCGCGAACGTCAGGCTCAGATCACCCAGGAAATCAGCGAAATCGTCGGTGGCGCCAACGCGCTCGCCGACGCCAACTAG